The following is a genomic window from Zerene cesonia ecotype Mississippi chromosome 25, Zerene_cesonia_1.1, whole genome shotgun sequence.
AGGAAACTACGttttaaatgaagaaaatCGCATCGAAATTGTTCCATCCGCTTGAGAGCTACAATGccacagacacacagacatcGACGTCTAACTTATAACCCTTTTCGTGTCAGGggtttaaaaatcaaaagcaTTTACAAGTAAGACtcattatatgtaattacttACAATGACTGCAGTCAAGAtcatataatgatttttaggTATAATAAAGCAACGAATAATAttcagtgttttttttaataaaaactatctgcTTTATTCGTAGactgtaatttaattactcgTAACAATAAACACACTCGCTCAATATCCGATTTCACTACTCGTATAGCAAAAATACTACCTATaagtatgaattataattaaccatATTGTAACCGCTCTAaccaattatttcattatcacTCGATTATCACATTTtcgatataatataacattagcGTCGAATTTGAGTTCAAAAGTAGACAGAtgtgatttatatgtattttcaagAGATTTGCTTACATTCAGttaaatacatagaaaaacTTATCAACACGTTAACAAACTAAGAACTTTTGTATCgcaaattttcttattttgaatgaatatcaTGGCAGAATAGTCATAATTTTCGGCAGTTGTGTTCTCGTGAGTTTCTTGCTTTCCTTCATCGAACTTTCTAGAATTCTATTTCGATTCGAATCATTTTACTTGATCAATCAATCCGCTTATACATATTGGagattgaattgaatatttaatgtcgAGTCAGAAATATTCTGCTATTCCTTCTCTAGAATTTCTTCTCTAGAATTGTCTTTTCGCCAATTTATAATGGTAGACAAAGATGCAACATTCGTTTTCTATATGTCGATCTCTGTCAcacagtatatttattaatgtaatcttTACAATTGAATACCATTCAAACAAAGACTTGTTTATCGATTTATATTACATGGTCCTACATTTCAATGGTATACAAAAGTGAATTGTATCTTCACATCATACACATCACAATTGCTCGACTTTAAATCAGCACACCTCCGTTACTTTTGAAGAGCCAGCCCTAATATTTTCAGAACTACTATTCCCACCTACATTGACTTCACCGTTTTCACGTTCGTTACTGGAACTCGCCTGTCCAGTATCATTTAAAGTTTCATTTCTGACAGTTGTGTCATTTTCGCTTACGTCACTTCTGACGCTTGCATCGCTACTTGTATTTGCGTCATTCCTTGAAGTGCCAGCATCTAGATCTTGAAAAATGTTCTCTCGCTGGCTGTTTAAGAAGTGTACCGCGGGGATGCCATCTTTTGGATTACTGAATTCCACGTAGCATGCTGAATAGGGTGGCGGGGGCTCTTCGTACTTGTGTTTGTTGGCGCTAGTGGAGCACTCCGAGTATGGCGGCGGTAGGTCGTTGGTATACAGCTCTTGGCTCGATCCGCTGGACTCAGAAGGGATTGGCTCTAGCTCGTTTGGGGGTAACTCCATGTCGACGAATGTTGAGCGATCTGAAATTTTGGtgtttcgtttaattttataaagagtaTTTTATCAGTTTTAATAGGAGTCTGATCTATTGCAACAAACGTAAGAAAAGGATGGTTTGTcgttagaaaattaaatataaacatgatttgtttttgttacatatCCTCCTGTAAAAACGGGCCTTGTATTGGAGGACGTTATAGAAAAgcgtcgaactttttaaatacttaaaactgctttacataataaatatttctttcttacTACCTAAAGGCTTAGTACAACAGTAAATTATGTTGAGTTTTAGtgatttaattgtgttttatgatATGGTTTGGTTTTCATATTGAAAAGacttttcttttcttctttaagttccattttgttaattatctatcatattctatttttattatttgcaagaATAAAGAGCAGTAGCAGATTAACAATATatcaatgtaaaattatatttgtttttatgaacgAGTAGGACTTACGACTTGTAGCTAAGACATTCGGTGTTGGCCATTCCTCTGAACGACTTCT
Proteins encoded in this region:
- the LOC119836791 gene encoding uncharacterized protein LOC119836791 isoform X1, which codes for MQASPKPMKGLDPYRMRQRPLTVEEIAEIAAHLHIAHLTELQRLRDFQRRFQWPQDSASYVPKPRKQVVRLSSRLDHLPQPLVTWRPVVVPRNLQELFDTVPKSGSAGAAGGAGGAGGAGSAAAAAESAGAWRAARGWAAGALLLLAALFLVRATDRFFTKNYLRWRRSRSEEWPTPNVLATSHRSTFVDMELPPNELEPIPSESSGSSQELYTNDLPPPYSECSTSANKHKYEEPPPPYSACYVEFSNPKDGIPAVHFLNSQRENIFQDLDAGTSRNDANTSSDASVRSDVSENDTTVRNETLNDTGQASSSNERENGEVNVGGNSSSENIRAGSSKVTEVC
- the LOC119836791 gene encoding uncharacterized protein LOC119836791 isoform X2: MQASPKPMKGLDPYRMRQRPLTVEEIAEIAAHLHIAHLTELQRLRDFQRRFQWPQDSASLSSRLDHLPQPLVTWRPVVVPRNLQELFDTVPKSGSAGAAGGAGGAGGAGSAAAAAESAGAWRAARGWAAGALLLLAALFLVRATDRFFTKNYLRWRRSRSEEWPTPNVLATSHRSTFVDMELPPNELEPIPSESSGSSQELYTNDLPPPYSECSTSANKHKYEEPPPPYSACYVEFSNPKDGIPAVHFLNSQRENIFQDLDAGTSRNDANTSSDASVRSDVSENDTTVRNETLNDTGQASSSNERENGEVNVGGNSSSENIRAGSSKVTEVC